AAATGATACCATCCTCGATCCACAACGTAGAGAAGCCTTTATTTTCCTCTACCTCCGAACTGCCGTACGCCAGATTGAAATTCGGATTTTCCATATTTTTCTCATCTTCCTCTGTCAGTTCATAATCCGGAGGGACAAATTTATTGGTGATCTGCCGGAAACCGGCCTCTACCTCTCCCACCTGCAATGTCTGATCATACTTATCCATTCCCTTTTCCTCCAGCGTATCGATCTCTTCCTGATACAGTCCGCGTACGAAAAGTGTGATCTCCTCTCCGTCTTTCTCATAACAAATCTGCAGGCCTTTCTGGCTCTCCTGTACCTCTCCGACCTCATTCATCAGCGCCTCATCCATAATGCTTATACTCTGAAACCGATAGCCGTTGTCAAAATTTTCCACTGCCTTCACATCATAACCGATTGTCTCTTCCGCTTCCGCCAGATCTGAAAACTCCGTATAATCCGGGATGGAAGAAGATCCTCCCATATAATATTTAAGTCCGCTTCCTGCGATACATACCGTCCCCACTGCAAGACATGCCGCAGCCACGCTGAGGATCACCTTTTTTACGTTGAAGTGTTTTCTCATAATTTCCTCCTTTACCGATTCCTTCTCAATCCGACGATCGATCTGTCGTTTCATCTGATCGGAGGCCTCCACAAATTGCACACTGGCACACAAAGCCTCTCTGATCTCCCTGTCTTTTGTTTCCCGTTCTCTATAAAAGATAGGTTCCAGGCTTTTTTTCATATTCTCTGTCTCCTTCCTCTAACTGCTGCAAACTTTCACCCAGCTTTTTTCTTGCTGCAAACAGTCTGGACTTTACCGTCCCTTCTGTCGTACTGAGTATCCTGGCAATCTCCCTGACGGGCATCTCGTTATAATAAAACAAAACAACGACCGCCCGATGCTTGAAACTGAGAGCCTGTACTGCAGTCCTGATCACCCGCTGCCTTTCCGACTGTAAGATCCGGTCCAGAGAAGTCACACCGTCCGTTGCATCTGCCCGTACGGCAATCTCATCGTCAGGAATTTCCCGTCTGCTTTTCTTTCCGTGTGCATATGCCGTGCGGTAGAGGATTTGAAA
The sequence above is a segment of the Lachnospiraceae bacterium JLR.KK008 genome. Coding sequences within it:
- a CDS encoding RNA polymerase sigma factor produces the protein MDESKLVQRLKAGDRQAFDILYEKYKNILLRMAYLVSGSADDAEDVVQETFVKCYLHIGSLKKNTGFQPWLFQILYRTAYAHGKKSRREIPDDEIAVRADATDGVTSLDRILQSERQRVIRTAVQALSFKHRAVVVLFYYNEMPVREIARILSTTEGTVKSRLFAARKKLGESLQQLEEGDREYEKKPGTYLL